The following DNA comes from Haloarchaeobius salinus.
TGTGTCGAACACTCTCCCGCACTCCTTCGCCGTTGAAATCCGGCTTCTGTCGACACCGAGTGCGGATAGAGTACGTAAACAGGCGTTCTTCCCCAGCGCGACGATTACGTCCGGGTTTACCTGGTCGATCTCCTCTTGGAGGTAGGTCTGGCAATGAGCGAACTCGGTGTTCCGAGTCTGGTCGTCGATTCCACCCTCTGGTGGACATTTGATCGCGTCCGCCATCCAGACCGAGTCCATGTTCAGGCCATCGATAGGCTCCAACAACTCTTTGAGAACTGGTCCGCCAGTCCACTCCTCCAGAAACTTTTTCGAAATATCCCGATTGTACTCGTCCCATCCATCGTACTCATCCCAGTCGAACCGATGGCTCGGCTCGATTGTGACGAACATGAGCTCTCCCTCGGGATTGAATAATCCTGGATTCACTCGACACGAACGGCCATCATCGTAGGCCGGACAGCCCGAACACGCCGCCTCACCATTGAGTGCGTTGTCCCGAATGCGCTCTATCCACGTCGTTCCCATGCGCCATACTCTATCTCTGTTGACAAAAGTGTGGTTGCAGGTCACACACTTCTTCGAAGTGTGGGACAGGCTCGAAAATACCGCCATCCCACCGCAGACAGAACACCTAAAGGCAGACCGACCTTTGGCTACCTCAATGACGACTCTGGGAACGGCCAGCGCGGACCCCGGCGAGCTCGACACCGGTCGGCTCACCGTCGGGGAGACCCGCGACGGCAGTCCCGTCGGCCTGCCCGTCGCCGTCGTGAACGGCGAGCGCGAGGGCAAGACGCTCTACATGCAGGCGGCGAGCGACGGGAACGAGTTGAACGGCGTCGGCGTGATACGCGAGGTGTTCCCGAGGCTGGACCCCGCCGAGCTCGCCGGCGAGATCCGCATCGTGGGAATCGTGAACTTCCACGGCTTCCAGATCGACTCCCACCGGAACCCCATCGACGACACGAAGCTGAACCGGACCTACCCCGGCGATTCGGAGGGCACGTCCTCGGAGCGCATCGCGGCGGCGACGTTCGACGCGGCGCGGGACGCGGACCTCATCCTCGACCTGCACCAGGGCTCGGACAGCCGGATGATACACGAGACGCGGGTGCGCTGTGGCCGTCGGCACCGGCTGCACCAGCAGTGCCTCGAGTTCGCGAAGGTGTTCGGCGCGGGGCACATCCTCGACCAGAAGGGCCCGGACGGCCAGCTCGCCCGCGCCGGCCCGGACGAGGGCATCCCGACCATCGACCCGGAGCTCGGCGGCACCGTCGGCTTCGACGCCGAGAGCGTCGCCATCGGCGTGGAGGGCGTGTTCAACGTGCTCCGGCACTACGAGTTCATCGACGGCGACACGGACCTGACGCCACAGACCCGCGCGGCGGGCTTCGACCAGTACGGCGCGCCGGCCGGCGGGCTCGTCGACTTCGCGGTCGACCTCGGCGACCGGGTCAAGCGCGGCGACACGCTGTTCCGCGTCACCGACCCGTTCGGCCAGCTGAAGGCCGAGGTGACCGCGGACTCGAACGGCCTGTTCTGGCGGACGCGCCGGCTGCCGCAGGTCGCGACCGGCGAGTACGTCTGTTCGGTGGGGACCGACCTCGACAGCTACTGACGACGGGCCGCCCGGCAAACCTATCTGCCAGCCCTTCGACCACCCAGTCAGACCCCCACAACAGTCACCCACCTTCGACATCAGCCACATCCCTTCCATGACACTACAGAACCTCTACTGCCAGGCCTGCGGTGCGGAGTACGACGCCGGTCCGGACGAGCCGTGGCGCTGTTCCTGCGGCCACGCGCTGGACCTCGAGACACCACCGCTCCCCGACGGCGACCCGCTGCCGGTGAGCCAGCTCGACACCCGACGCGGGCTGTGGACGTTCCACGAGTTCCTCCCGGTCGACCGCGCGGTCACGCTGGGCGAGGGATTCACGCCGGTCGTCGAATCCGACCGCTGGGACGCCGAGTTCAAGCTCGAGTACGT
Coding sequences within:
- a CDS encoding uracil-DNA glycosylase family protein; the protein is MGTTWIERIRDNALNGEAACSGCPAYDDGRSCRVNPGLFNPEGELMFVTIEPSHRFDWDEYDGWDEYNRDISKKFLEEWTGGPVLKELLEPIDGLNMDSVWMADAIKCPPEGGIDDQTRNTEFAHCQTYLQEEIDQVNPDVIVALGKNACLRTLSALGVDRSRISTAKECGRVFDTDPPVVTSPHWSYGWLSRGTSGSWGEEWLQTHPHLEESYPRNMNAVQASIRAVREEKPR
- a CDS encoding succinylglutamate desuccinylase/aspartoacylase family protein, translated to MTTLGTASADPGELDTGRLTVGETRDGSPVGLPVAVVNGEREGKTLYMQAASDGNELNGVGVIREVFPRLDPAELAGEIRIVGIVNFHGFQIDSHRNPIDDTKLNRTYPGDSEGTSSERIAAATFDAARDADLILDLHQGSDSRMIHETRVRCGRRHRLHQQCLEFAKVFGAGHILDQKGPDGQLARAGPDEGIPTIDPELGGTVGFDAESVAIGVEGVFNVLRHYEFIDGDTDLTPQTRAAGFDQYGAPAGGLVDFAVDLGDRVKRGDTLFRVTDPFGQLKAEVTADSNGLFWRTRRLPQVATGEYVCSVGTDLDSY